In Melanotaenia boesemani isolate fMelBoe1 chromosome 7, fMelBoe1.pri, whole genome shotgun sequence, a single window of DNA contains:
- the slc26a2 gene encoding sulfate transporter, whose translation MHHGDESFPAEDDGTKYDLQQPLILERVESETEKKWQTIVSHRLKKHCSCTPKKVKSKILDFVPFLRWLPRYKLREWILGDIMSGLIVGILLVPQSIAYSLLAGQDPVYGLYTSFFASIIYALLGTSRHISVGIFGVLCLLVGQVVDRELALAGYLTESSSIGGNNSQVLLAGQGNGSSGVVCDRSCYAITVGATVTFTAGVYQVLMGLLQVGFVSVYLSDSLLSGFATGASLTILTSQLKYLLGLKIPRPQGWFTLFKIWYSVLTNLGNTNICDLITSLVCLAVLIPSKELNDRFKAKLKAPIPFELFAVIIATLASHFGHFNTDYGSSVAGDIPTGFLPPQLPSWSLIPHVAVDAFSIAIVGFAITVSLSEMFAKKHGYTVDANQEMYAIGFCNILPSFFRCFTTSAALLKTLVKESTGCQTQVSGLVSALVLLLVLLVIAPLFYSLQKCVLAAIIVVNLRGALRKFTDVPRMWRVNRIDASIWLVTMATSALVNTELGLLVGVFVSALCVLGRTQQVQVKELGRAATREHYESMSSYRGLKKHPRVAIFRYEAPIYYANHTLFKKSLYKCVGLDPVREKTRRIKFEKRKLQESGEISKSKSEKRACKEDEAEATVTLMFEEKASQRLHSLVIDCSPVLFLDTAGVNALKEVRKDYGEIGVEVLLAQCSTSLLDSLEKGDYYSSKKGGDVGENKMIFFTIADAVHYIQRISAPNGDCDNC comes from the exons ATGCATCATGGGGACGAGTCCTTCCCAGCAGAGGATGATGGAACAAAGTACGACCTTCAGCAGCCACTTATTCTGGAAAGAGTTGagagtgaaacagaaaaaaaatggcaaacCATCGTGTCTCATCGGCTGAAGAAACATTGCTCATGCACACCAAAGAAAGTAAAATCCAAAATACTAGACTTTGTCCCATTTCTGAGATGGCTTCCACGGTACAAGCTCAGAGAGTGGATTCTGGGTGATATTATGTCAGGACTTATTGTTGGAATCCTGCTGGTTCCCCAGTCCATAGCCTACTCTTTATTGGCCGGTCAGGACCCAGTTTATGGTCTCTACACTTCTTTCTTCGCATCCATCATCTATGCCCTCCTGGGCACTTCCAGGCATATCTCAGTAGGAATTTTTGGAGTCCTCTGCCTGCTGGTGGGCCAGGTTGTAGATAGAGAGCTGGCTTTGGCAGGATACCTCACAGAAAGCAGCAGTATCGGCGGTAACAACAGCCAAGTCCTGCTGGCTGGCCAGGGGAATGGAAGCAGTGGGGTAGTGTGTGACAGGAGCTGCTATGCAATCACAGTGGGAGCAACGGTAACCTTCACTGCTGGGGTTTACCAG gTGTTAATGGGCCTTCTGCAGGTTGGTTTTGTCTCGGTCTACCTCTCTGACTCCCTTCTCAGTGGCTTTGCCACAGGAGCCTCCCTGACCATCCTCACCTCTCAGTTAAAGTACCTTCTGGGCCTGAAGATCCCAAGACCCCAGGGCTGGTtcactttgtttaaaatctGGTATAGCGTGCTCACCAACCTCGGAAACACCAATATTTGTGACCTTATCACCAGTTTGGTGTGTTTGGCTGTACTAATTCCTTCAAAGGAGCTAAATGACCGTTTCAAAGCCAAGCTAAAG GCTCCGATCCCTTTTGAGCTTTTTGCAGTGATAATTGCAACACTAGCTTCTCATTTTGGCCACTTCAACACAGATTATGGTTCAAGCGTGGCTGGCGACATCCCTACAGGCTTCCTCCCGCCTCAGCTGCCCTCATGGTCGCTGATCCCACATGTTGCCGTCGACGCTTTCTCCATCGCCATCGTGGGATTCGCCATCACTGTCTCGCTGTCGGAGATGTTCGCCAAGAAGCACGGCTATACGGTGGATGCCAACCAGGAGATGTACGCCATCGGCTTCTGCAACATTTTACCATCTTTCTTCCGTTGCTTCACCACTAGCGCTGCTCTGCTGAAGACTCTTGTCAAGGAGTCCACAGGGTGCCAGACTCAGGTATCGGGGCTGGTCAGCGCTCTCGTCCTGCTGCTGGTGCTTCTGGTTATTGCACCGCTCTTCTATTCCCTTCAAAA atgtgttttAGCTGCCATCATTGTGGTGAACCTCCGTGGAGCTCTACGAAAGTTCACCGACGTTCCCCGCATGTGGCGTGTCAACCGCATCGATGCCTCCATCTGGTtagtaaccatggcaacgtcaGCACTGGTCAACACTGAACTCGGACTTCTTGTTGGGGTTTTTGTTTCAGCCCTCTGCGTCCTGGGCCGAACTCAGCAAGTCCAAGTAAAGGAGCTGGGTCGAGCTGCCACAAGGGAGCATTATGAATCTATGTCATCATACCGCGGCCTTAAAAAGCATCCCAGAGTGGCCATTTTCAGATATGAGGCCCCGATTTATTACGCCAACCACACCCTGTTCAAGAAGTCTCTCTACAAGTGCGTGGGGCTCGACCCCGTGAGGGAGAAAACACGGCGTATCAAGTTCGAGAAGAGAAAACTGCAGGAGTCTGGAGAAATATCAAAGTCGAAGTCAGAAAAGAGGGCTTGTAAAGAAGATGAAGCTGAAGCTACCGTTACCTTGATGTTTGAGGAGAAAGCTTCCCAAAGATTGCACAGCTTAGTGATTGACTGCAGCCCAGTCTTGTTCCTAGACACTGCTGGAGTGAACGCTCTGAAGGAGGTCCGAAAAGATTACGGAGAAATCGGGGTTGAAGTTCTCTTGGCTCAGTGTAGTACCTCATTACTAGACAGTCTGGAAAAGGGGGATTACTACAGCAGCAAAAAAGGTGGGGATGTAGGAGAGAACAAAATGATATTCTTCACCATTGCAGATGCCGTCCACTACATTCAAAGAATCTCCGCTCCTAACGGAGATTGTGACAACTGCTAA